In the genome of Aspergillus luchuensis IFO 4308 DNA, chromosome 2, nearly complete sequence, one region contains:
- a CDS encoding pyridoxal phosphate-dependent decarboxylase family protein (COG:E;~EggNog:ENOG410PVQQ;~InterPro:IPR015424,IPR021115,IPR002129,IPR015421;~PFAM:PF00282;~go_function: GO:0003824 - catalytic activity [Evidence IEA];~go_function: GO:0016831 - carboxy-lyase activity [Evidence IEA];~go_function: GO:0030170 - pyridoxal phosphate binding [Evidence IEA];~go_process: GO:0019752 - carboxylic acid metabolic process [Evidence IEA]), with translation MDGIVREALQGLSGIVGDRFLSDQATLVKRPTEEQLVKLLKSSPPDQGRSLEDVVKEFEDILSYGFNVNHPRFYAFVPSAASPLSWLGDVISTSFNNYAGSSESGAGICAVEESIIRWVAEKFGLPPSAGGQFVSGASLACLTALTVARDQLVEDDMRTKATAYVTEETHFCIAKTLHITGLLKQQIRTVPCNAEFQMDPESLRRAITQDIENGLKPYVVITTCGSTSTGSIDPLDAIADIAAEHGLWMHVDAAYGGSVAFCQSRRNLLQGIGRADSIAWDPHKWLFQTYGCSVVLFRDKSHPRESFATTAHFLRDVEDGYVENPFNFGIELTRPACHMRLWFSLQILGTDMIDRMVLRGFELSDLVQTELSKLSEWEIVTPSNMAVINFRFNPHGVSTEAIDDINSLVSKRMLAQNIAVVLTTRFRGVVCLRMCTINPQTTDDEIRDIIDALNRNARLISKGIID, from the coding sequence ATGGACGGAATCGTGAGAGAAGCACTCCAAGGGCTTTCAGGCATTGTCGGCGACAGATTTTTATCTGATCAAGCAACCTTGGTCAAGCGGCCAACAGAAGAGCAGCTGGTCAAATTGTTGAAGTCTTCTCCGCCTGACCAAGGGAGGTCACTGGAAGACGTTGTGAAAGAGTTCGAAGATATTCTCTCCTATGGATTCAACGTCAATCACCCAAGATTCTACGCCTTTGTGCCCTCGGCAGCCTCTCCTCTATCGTGGTTGGGAGATGTCATTTCGACCTCTTTCAACAATTATGCAGGGAGTTCAGAGTCGGGTGCCGGTATCTGCGCGGTAGAAGAATCTATCATTCGCTGGGTAGCCGAAAAGTTCGGACTGCCTCCATCAGCAGGGGGACAGTTTGTGTCCGGTGCCTCCCTTGCTTGCCTTACTGCATTGACTGTTGCACGGGACCAGCTTGTGGAAGATGACATGCGCACAAAAGCAACAGCATATGTGACAGAGGAGACGCACTTCTGTATAGCAAAAACGCTCCATATAACGGGCCTTTTAAAGCAGCAGATAAGGACCGTGCCCTGCAATGCCGAATTTCAGATGGATCCGGAGAGTCTTCGCCGGGCGATCACCCAGGACATCGAAAACGGATTAAAGCCTTATGTGGTAATCACAACCTGCGGCTCAACCAGTACCGGAAGCATCGATCCTCTTGACGCAATTGCAGACATAGCCGCAGAGCATGGACTGTGGATGCACGTCGACGCTGCGTATGGAGGATCCGTCGCTTTCTGCCAATCGCGCAGGAACCTTCTGCAAGGTATCGGCCGCGCTGACAGCATCGCCTGGGATCCTCACAAGTGGCTCTTTCAAACCTATGGCTGTAGTGTTGTCCTTTTCAGGGACAAGTCCCATCCAAGAGAGAGTTTCGCCACAACCGCGCACTTCTTACGCGATGTCGAAGACGGCTATGTTGAAAATCCTTTCAACTTCGGGATCGAATTGACACGACCAGCTTGTCACATGAGGCTTTGGTTCTCCCTGCAAATTCTCGGGACGGACATGATTGACCGGATGGTTCTGCGTGGATTCGAACTTTCGGACCTCGTTCAGACTGAGCTGAGTAAGCTCAGCGAGTGGGAAATCGTCACACCTAGTAACATGGCTGTTATCAACTTCCGTTTCAATCCGCATGGAGTGAGTACAGAGGCCATTGATGATATCAACAGCCTTGTGTCCAAGAGAATGTTGGCCCAGAACATCGCAGTCGTGCTCACCACACGTTTTCGCGGGGTTGTCTGCCTTCGTATGTGTACAATCAACCCACAGACTACAGATGACGAAATTCGCGATATAATCGACGCTCTGAATCGGAATGCACGACTGATTAGCAAAGGAATCATAGATTGA
- the ARN1_1 gene encoding siderophore transporter (COG:P;~EggNog:ENOG410QE3E;~InterPro:IPR020846,IPR036259;~TransMembrane:6 (i46-65o85-105i117-135o141-162i174-193o205-229i);~go_function: GO:0022857 - transmembrane transporter activity [Evidence IEA]) — protein sequence MSNNKESSHAAETPVSAHDAQGPGVTPGLGSPGVQRIEALSSHLHILDRVFLFCGVFLIAYVYGLDSLLRGTYQPYATASYESHSVLSSVDILRAVIAAAAQPTAAKIADVFGRVELILVSIFFYTLGTIVEASSSTVEQFAAGAVLYQIGYTAIILLVEVLVADVTSLRSRLLFSYIPTLPFLINTWISGNITGAVLKVTTWRWGIGMFAIIYPICTLPLLMVLYIVYHRAKKDGTVDHIAGAFRTLGVRRLAIELFWQLDVIGII from the exons ATGTCTAATAACAAGGAGAGCTCTCATGCCGCCGAGACTCCCGTTTCGGCTCATGATGCGCAAGGTCCTGGCGTAACACCAGGACTTGGAAGTCCAGGTGTCCAGCGGATCGAGGCTCTTTCATCTCACCTACATATCCTTGACCGTGTGTTTCTCTTCTGTGGAGTTTTCCTCATTGCCTATGTCTACGGCCTCGATAGCCTATTGCGGGGCACTTATCAG CCATACGCTACGGCATCATATGAATCACATAGTGTGTTATCGAGTGTCGATATTCTCAGAGCGGTCATTGCTGCAGCAGCGCAG CCGACTGCAGCTAAGATCGCCGATGTTTTTGGGAGAGTGGAGTTGATTTTGGTCTCAATATTCTTCTATACCCTTG GCACCATTGTTGAGGCGTCTTCGAGTACGGTCGAGCAATTTGCTGCGGGCGCTGTGCTTTACCAG ATTGGATACACGGCTATTATTCTGCTCGTTGAGGTTTTGGTTGCGGATGTCACGTCGCTTCGCTCTCGTCTGCTGTTTTCATATATCCCAACACTTCCGTTTTTG ATCAACACTTGGATTAGTGGAAACATAACTGGGGCTGTGCTGAAAGTGACCACATGGCGCTGGGGAATCGGCATGTTTGCGATAATCTATCCCA TCTGcactctccctcttctcatGGTTCTTTACATTGTGTACCACAGAGCCAAGAAGGACGGTACAGTGGATCATATCGCAGGCGCCTTTCGCACGTTGGGTGTTCGGCGCCTGGCGATTGAGTTGTTTTGGCAACTGGACGTGATTGGTATTATCTGA